Proteins from one Sylvia atricapilla isolate bSylAtr1 chromosome 1, bSylAtr1.pri, whole genome shotgun sequence genomic window:
- the LOC136368893 gene encoding epidermal retinol dehydrogenase 2-like: MNFFLETLKAIVLLIYYSLESLVFLVVPVRKKNVSGEIVLITGAGSGIGRLLAIKFASLGATVVLWDINQEGLNGTVKLARENGAGRVHSYICDCSKRQDVYRVADQVKKEVGDVSILINNAGIVIGKRFLDSPDSLLEKTMEVNTIAHFWTYKAFLPAMTAANHGHLVSIASCAGLCGGNQLSDYCASKFAAIGFAESIDMEMRVLRKTGVKTTIVCPFFINTGMFHGVISKWPRMLPYLDSEYVAERIINAIRQNQEMLIIPRIVYLLYFLKSFLPVKATVLLLDYFACLDVMNTFKGRPKKE; this comes from the exons ATGAACTTCTTCCTGGAAACACTAAAAGCCATTGTACTTTTAATTTATTACTCACTGGAGTCCCTGGTGTTCTTGGTTGTTCCTGTACGGAAGAAGAATGTTAGTGGTGAAATTGTATTAATAACAGGAGCGGGAAGTGGTATTGGAAGACTCTTAGCAATAAAGTTTGCCAGCCTTGGAGCCACGGTGGTCCTGTGGGATATTAATCAAGAAGGCCTCAATGGCACAGTTAAACTGGCCAGAGAAAATGGAGCAGGAAGAGTACACTCTTACATCTGTGACTGTAGCAAAAGACAGGATGTCTACAGAGTAGCTGACCAG gTTAAAAAAGAAGTTGGCGATGTCAGCATCCTAATCAACAATGCTGGTATTGTAATTGGGAAGAGATTTCTTGATTCTCCAGATTCACTTTTAGAAAAAACCATGGAAGTGAACACAATTGCACACTTCTGG ACTTACAAAGCCTTTCTCCCAGCAATGACTGCTGCTAACCATGGTCACTTGGTTAGCATAGCAAGCTGTGCAGGACTGTGTGGAGGCAATCAGCTTTCAG attaCTGTGCAAGTAAATTTGCAGCAATTGGTTTTGCCGAGTCAATTGATATGGAGATGAGAGTTCTGAGAAAGACTGGTGTTAAAACCACAATTGTGTGTCCTTTCTTCATAAACACGGGAATGTTTCATGGTGTTATATCCAA gtgGCCACGTATGCTTCCTTATCTGGATTCAGAGTATGTGGCTGAAAGGATAATCAATGCTATTCGGCAGAACCAAGAAATGTTGATTATACCACGCATCGtttatcttttatattttttgaaaag CTTCCTACCAGTGAAAGCAACTGTTCTCCTTTTAGACTACTTTGCATGCCTTGATGTCATGAATACCTTCAAAGGTCGACCAAAGAAGGAGTGA
- the SDR16C5 gene encoding epidermal retinol dehydrogenase 2 has translation MNFFLETLKAIVLLIYYSLESLVFLVVPVRKKNVSGEIVLITGAGSGIGRLLAIKFASLGATVVLWDINQEGLNGTVKLARESGAGRVHSYICDCSKRQDVYRVADQVKKEVGDVSILINNAGIVIGKRFLDSPDSLLEKTMEVNTIAHFWTYKAFLPAMTAANHGHLVSIASCAGMCGGSQVSDYCASKFAAIGFAESIDMEMRVLRKTGVKTTIVCPYIINTGMFNGVISKWPRMLPILDPEYVAERIINGVRQNQEMLIIPRIFYFIFFLKSFLPVKATVLLSDYFGCLDVMNTFKGRPKKE, from the exons ATGAACTTCTTCCTGGAAACACTAAAAGCCATTGTACTTTTAATTTATTACTCACTGGAGTCCCTGGTGTTCTTGGTTGTTCCTGTACGGAAGAAGAATGTTAGTGGTGAAATTGTATTAATAACAGGAGCGGGAAGTGGTATTGGAAGACTCTTAGCAATAAAGTTTGCCAGCCTTGGAGCCACGGTGGTCCTGTGGGATATTAATCAAGAAGGCCTCAATGGCACAGTTAAActggccagagaaagtggagCAGGAAGAGTACACTCTTACATCTGTGACTGTAGCAAAAGACAGGATGTCTACAGAGTAGCTGACCAG gTTAAAAAAGAAGTTGGCGATGTCAGCATCCTAATCAACAATGCTGGTATTGTAATTGGGAAGAGATTTCTTGATTCTCCAGATTCACTTTTAGAAAAAACCATGGAAGTGAACACAATTGCACACTTCTGG ACTTACAAAGCCTTTCTCCCAGCAATGACTGCTGCTAACCATGGTCACTTGGTTAGCATAGCAAGCTGTGCAGGAATGTGTGGAGGCAGTCAGGTTTCAG attaCTGTGCAAGTAAATTTGCAGCAATTGGTTTTGCAGAGTCAATCGATATGGAGATGAGAGTTCTGAGAAAGACTGGTGTTAAAACCACAATTGTGTGTCCTTATATCATCAACACAGGAATGTTTAATGGTGTTATATCCAA atgGCCACGTATGCTTCCTATTCTGGATCCAGAGTATGTGGCTGAGAGGATAATCAATGGTGTTCGGCAGAACCAAGAAATGTTGATTATACCACgcatcttttattttattttttttttaaaaag CTTCCTACCAGTGAAAGCAACTGTTCTCCTTTCAGACTACTTTGGATGCCTTGATGTCATGAATACCTTCAAAGGTCGACCAAAGAAGGagtga